Proteins encoded within one genomic window of Bacillus sp. F19:
- the clpP gene encoding ATP-dependent Clp endopeptidase proteolytic subunit ClpP, with translation MSTIPYVIEQSGRGERSYDIYSRLLKDRIIMIGDEINDHVANVVVAQLLFLAAEDNEKDISIYINSPGGSITAGFAIFDTMQYIKPDVRTICTGMAASFGAMLLLAGTKGKRFALPNSEIMIHQPLGGARGQATEIEISARRILKLREHINEIIAERTGQSIEKVAKDSDRDFYMSAAEAKEYGIIDEIIVSR, from the coding sequence ATGAGTACGATTCCATATGTCATAGAACAGTCAGGGCGCGGAGAGCGTTCCTATGATATTTACTCCCGCCTATTGAAGGACCGCATTATCATGATCGGTGATGAAATTAATGATCATGTAGCAAACGTAGTTGTCGCCCAGCTCCTGTTTTTGGCGGCAGAAGATAACGAAAAAGACATATCCATTTATATAAACAGCCCTGGAGGATCAATTACGGCGGGGTTCGCAATTTTTGACACAATGCAATATATCAAGCCCGATGTCAGGACCATCTGCACCGGCATGGCCGCTTCATTTGGCGCGATGCTGCTACTAGCCGGAACAAAAGGAAAACGATTTGCGCTCCCAAACAGCGAAATTATGATCCATCAGCCGCTTGGCGGAGCACGCGGCCAGGCAACTGAAATTGAAATCTCCGCCCGCCGCATCCTGAAGCTTCGCGAACACATCAATGAAATCATCGCTGAACGTACAGGTCAATCCATTGAAAAAGTAGCAAAAGATTCTGACCGTGATTTTTACATGAGTGCTGCTGAAGCGAAAGAATACGGGATTATTGATGAGATTATTGTTTCGAGATGA
- a CDS encoding GNAT family N-acetyltransferase, producing MENTIRYTSDPPENFKQLLFLYESLGWNSLELTVNDLKQMCNQSWYAIYAFDKQQLVGMGRVISDGVVTGIICGVGVLPKYQSKGIGKEMLNRIIQHCEQNQVIPQLMCVENLESYYESLGFKKFSIGMTRNIKR from the coding sequence ATGGAAAACACTATACGTTATACAAGTGATCCCCCTGAAAATTTTAAGCAATTACTGTTCTTATACGAATCTTTAGGATGGAATTCACTTGAATTAACAGTTAATGATTTAAAACAAATGTGCAATCAAAGTTGGTATGCAATATATGCTTTTGACAAACAACAATTAGTGGGTATGGGACGAGTGATATCGGACGGTGTGGTTACTGGAATTATCTGCGGAGTCGGTGTGCTGCCAAAATATCAATCCAAGGGTATCGGCAAAGAAATGTTGAACCGAATCATTCAACATTGTGAGCAAAATCAAGTTATTCCTCAACTTATGTGTGTAGAAAATTTGGAGTCCTATTATGAATCTTTAGGATTTAAGAAATTTTCAATTGGAATGACAAGAAATATAAAACGATAA
- a CDS encoding GNAT family N-acetyltransferase, protein MKLVGQQIYLRLYKTSDASELANLHIRNREFFQRVCPLIPEAFYTEEHQKIRIEQALKKTDEGQVYAFGIFLKATDKLIGDISLTQIARGNVQSCYTGFTLDKEYNAKGYTTEALQLVVDFAFRELKLHRIEAGAMPDNIASIRVLEKVGFKKEGIAKENVKINGKWTDHQILAIINSLDM, encoded by the coding sequence ATGAAACTAGTAGGGCAACAAATTTATCTTCGACTTTACAAAACTTCTGACGCCAGCGAGTTAGCTAACTTACATATTAGAAATCGCGAATTTTTTCAACGAGTTTGCCCATTAATCCCAGAAGCCTTTTATACAGAAGAACATCAAAAAATACGCATTGAACAGGCATTAAAAAAGACAGATGAAGGGCAAGTATATGCTTTTGGAATCTTTTTAAAAGCAACTGATAAACTTATCGGAGACATTTCATTAACTCAAATTGCTAGGGGAAACGTCCAAAGCTGTTATACGGGATTTACTTTAGATAAGGAGTATAATGCAAAGGGCTATACAACAGAAGCTCTTCAACTTGTTGTAGACTTTGCTTTTAGAGAATTAAAACTACATAGAATTGAAGCAGGAGCTATGCCTGACAATATAGCATCTATTCGTGTATTAGAAAAAGTAGGGTTTAAAAAAGAAGGTATAGCTAAAGAAAATGTAAAGATTAATGGCAAATGGACAGATCATCAAATATTAGCTATCATCAACAGCTTGGATATGTAA
- a CDS encoding AbrB/MazE/SpoVT family DNA-binding domain-containing protein → MKRTGIVRRADELGRIVIPMELRRVLDIDVKDAMEIFVDEDLIIFKKYNANMACAITGRVLPENKTFGNSKIVLSPEGAKLLFQELQDYVEVKI, encoded by the coding sequence ATGAAAAGAACAGGCATAGTCAGAAGAGCTGATGAACTTGGTAGAATTGTGATTCCGATGGAGCTTCGTAGAGTACTAGACATTGATGTAAAAGATGCTATGGAAATATTCGTTGATGAGGACTTAATCATTTTCAAGAAATATAATGCCAATATGGCTTGTGCAATTACTGGAAGGGTATTGCCTGAAAATAAAACATTTGGCAACAGTAAGATTGTTTTAAGTCCTGAAGGAGCTAAGTTATTGTTTCAGGAGTTACAAGATTATGTTGAAGTGAAAATCTAG
- a CDS encoding helix-turn-helix domain-containing protein, giving the protein MGKIRTTYTKEIKLKAINLYQKKDMGIRSISKELGIGYTTIQRWIAHYKREGIQGLEEKRGTSCSPLKGRPKKDYESDTEKISRLEAENAYLKKLLDAKRRRMQEKKNQ; this is encoded by the coding sequence ATGGGGAAAATTAGAACAACCTATACAAAAGAAATTAAGCTAAAAGCGATTAATTTATACCAAAAGAAAGATATGGGTATTAGATCAATTTCCAAAGAGTTAGGGATTGGATATACAACTATACAAAGATGGATAGCTCACTATAAAAGAGAAGGAATTCAGGGGTTAGAGGAAAAGAGAGGAACATCTTGTAGCCCACTTAAAGGTAGACCTAAAAAAGACTATGAAAGCGATACAGAAAAAATAAGTCGATTAGAAGCAGAGAATGCCTATTTAAAAAAGCTCTTAGATGCGAAAAGGAGGAGGATGCAGGAAAAGAAAAATCAATAG
- a CDS encoding IS3 family transposase, whose amino-acid sequence MRSRECLFKKALRCEKEEDAGKEKSIEYKIIHELKNQFTISILCIIAGVSKSGYYKWLKRQSNPTKRDLDDQSIVSRIIECQQDPDINWSYGYPRVRTWLKKEYGLKVNHKKIYRLMKTNGIQAKIRKKKWKHFGRKEKYVLSDNYLNREFSAKRPNEKWVTDITYLLFNGKKIYLSSILDLYNNEIVSYKISERNDLRLVADTVKEAIKKRDVKGLLLHSDQGFQYTSIRYNQLLKRYNIKQSMSRKGNCLDNACMESFFSHFKTECFYRYQFETSKEVKTAVKNYIKFYNNKRFQKKLNNLSPTEYRAKAA is encoded by the coding sequence ATTAGAAGCAGAGAATGCCTATTTAAAAAAGCTCTTAGATGCGAAAAGGAGGAGGATGCAGGAAAAGAAAAATCAATAGAATACAAAATCATTCATGAGCTTAAAAATCAATTTACTATCAGTATTTTATGTATAATTGCAGGCGTATCAAAGAGTGGCTATTACAAATGGCTAAAACGTCAGAGTAACCCTACTAAAAGGGATTTAGATGATCAATCGATTGTATCTAGAATTATTGAATGCCAACAAGACCCTGATATTAATTGGAGCTACGGTTATCCAAGAGTTCGAACTTGGCTAAAAAAAGAGTATGGACTGAAAGTCAACCATAAGAAAATTTATCGTTTAATGAAAACGAATGGTATTCAAGCAAAGATACGAAAAAAAAAGTGGAAGCACTTTGGGCGTAAAGAAAAATATGTCCTTTCCGATAATTACTTAAATAGAGAATTTTCAGCTAAACGCCCGAATGAAAAATGGGTAACAGATATAACCTACTTACTTTTTAATGGGAAAAAAATCTATTTATCTTCGATATTAGACCTTTATAACAATGAGATTGTCTCATATAAAATAAGTGAAAGAAATGACCTAAGGCTAGTAGCTGATACTGTAAAAGAGGCCATAAAAAAAAGAGACGTAAAAGGACTCCTATTACATAGCGATCAAGGATTCCAGTACACCTCAATAAGATATAACCAACTATTAAAAAGATACAATATTAAGCAAAGTATGTCTAGAAAAGGAAATTGTTTAGATAACGCATGTATGGAGAGTTTTTTTAGTCACTTTAAAACTGAATGTTTTTACCGATACCAATTTGAGACCTCGAAAGAGGTTAAGACAGCAGTAAAAAATTATATTAAGTTTTATAACAATAAACGTTTTCAAAAAAAATTAAATAACCTTAGCCCTACTGAATATAGGGCTAAGGCTGCCTAA
- a CDS encoding 7-cyano-7-deazaguanine synthase yields MNKKIVLLSGGLDSTVLIHKLKNDGNDIRALYINFGYLSSLGELHSVKYTTNTLGIPLEIVNLEGLADMIAGFYPPDIIRSIELDTKEPEEPGGDDDPSYVSGFYVLTSIASFYAQLTGYSYLDIGVLKEQSENRRNIIDFIQQWSKSVSSYRGTVRKMRIYNVKQIST; encoded by the coding sequence ATGAATAAAAAAATCGTATTACTTTCAGGTGGATTAGATTCTACCGTTTTAATACATAAACTAAAAAATGATGGGAATGATATTCGGGCACTTTATATTAATTTTGGTTATTTATCTAGTTTAGGCGAATTACATTCAGTAAAATACACAACTAATACTCTTGGCATTCCCCTTGAAATTGTTAATCTTGAAGGTTTGGCTGATATGATTGCTGGTTTTTATCCACCTGATATAATTAGAAGTATAGAGTTGGATACAAAAGAACCAGAAGAACCGGGTGGTGATGATGATCCATCTTATGTGTCTGGATTTTATGTTTTAACATCAATCGCTAGTTTTTACGCTCAATTAACTGGTTATAGTTATCTTGATATAGGTGTTTTAAAAGAACAAAGTGAAAACAGAAGAAACATTATTGACTTTATTCAGCAATGGAGTAAATCAGTTAGCTCATACAGGGGGACAGTCAGGAAAATGCGGATTTACAACGTTAAGCAGATTTCAACATAA